In Oreochromis aureus strain Israel breed Guangdong linkage group 15, ZZ_aureus, whole genome shotgun sequence, a single genomic region encodes these proteins:
- the serac1 gene encoding protein SERAC1 isoform X2 produces the protein MIALDKAVTIDTSAILQEKNKSYIYLRATASDEKDNLTGGLTHKARRELHKAARRFVEISSRLLLQSLDEHFSHVDADPHEVALWVLLKKTQSANKAIRLEAVQELADNHHWHDYQYQTAAQVIDHRTAVGLARTPQVDLRFFRHPPALPDLGEGLSAEDGLRQLLASLPQTEVDKCVRYFTSLALRESTQSLAAQRGGLWSFGGNGLPYAQSLTSVPSEKVESFCLQALVQHSKVRSHCDHIVANGGLQLLQRVYQLRTDSMKIQRNIVRIIGNLALNEGAHQAIAQSGWVSVLAEMTQCPHIMQASHAARALANLDRETVKEKYPDGVYILHPQTRSNQPIKADVLFIHGILGAAFKTWRQKDRNTLEEEEAAKCEDDYTECWPKSWLAADCPNLRVLSVEYDSHLSDWMAQCPAENQRKSLAYRSQELLKKLKLAGVGERPVVWVAHSMGGLLVKKMLLDASQDPDMHGLLQNTKGIMFYSVPHYGTFMAEYSVNVRYLLFPSIEVRELCKDSPALRSLNDNFLNLAKEKDFKVLSFAETLPTNIGPMIKILVVPTQSANLGIGELIEVDVDHLNICKPERKDSFLYKRSLQFILDALQSYVTH, from the exons ATGATAGCCTTGGATAAGGCTGTGACCATTGACACTAGTGCAATTCTTCAGGAGAAGAACAAGTCGTACATCTATCTGAGGGCCACTGCTTCAGATGAAAAAGACAACCTAACTGGAG GACTTACACACAAAGCAAGGAGGGAACTTCATAAAGCAGCAAGACGGTTTGTGGAAATATCCTCGAGGCTTTTACTGCAATCACTCGATG AGCACTTCAGTCATGTGGATGCTGACCCACATGAGGTGGCATTGTGGGTCCTGCTGAAGAAGACACAGTCAGCTAATAAAGCCATCAGACTAGAGGCTGTTCAGGAGCTTGCAGACAATCACCACTGGCATG ATTACCAGTACCAGACGGCAGCACAGGTTATAGACCATCGGACAGCAGTGGGCTTGGCCCGGACGCCTCAGGTAGACCTGAGGTTTTTCCGTCACCCACCTGCACTGCCTGATTTGGGGGAG GGTTTGTCAGCGGAGGACGGACTGAGGCAGCTTTTGGCATCTCTGCCTCAAACTGAGGTGGACAAATGTGTTCGGTACTTTACCTCACTAGCCCTGAGAGAGAGCACTCAGTCCTTGGCAGCACAAAGG GGTGGTCTGTGGAGTTTTGGAGGCAATGGGCTGCCTTATGCCCAGAGCCTCACCTCTGTTCCTTCTGAGAAGGTGGAGTCCTTCTGTCTgcaggcactggtacaacactcAAAG GTAAGGAGCCACTGTGACCACATAGTTGCCAACGGAGGTCTACAGCTTCTCCAGAGGGTTTATCAGCTCAGAACAGACTCTATGAAGATTCAGAGGAACATTGTTCGCATTATCGGAAACCTGGCTCTCAATGAAGGTGCCCATCAGGCCATAGCCCAGTCCG GCTGGGTGTCTGTCCTGGCTGAGATGACACAGTGCCCTCATATCATGCAGGCGTCTCACGCAGCTCGTGCTCTTGCAAACCTGGACAGGGAGACAGTAAAAGAGAAATACCCAGATGGCGTCTATATCCTGCACCCACAAACACGTAGCAA TCAGCCAATCAAAGCAGACGTGCTGTTCATCCACGGGATTCTAGGGGCAGCTTTTAAGACGTGGAGGCAGAAGGACCGCAATACgttagaggaagaggaggcagccAAATGCGAAGATGACTATACAGAGTGCTGGCCAAAG TCATGGTTGGCTGCTGACTGTCCAAATCTGAGAGTGCTGTCGGTGGAGTATGACAGTCATCTAAGTGACTGGATGGCCCAGTGTCCTGCTGAGAatcagag GAAGTCTCTAGCCTACAGAAGTCAGGAGCTGCTAAAGAAGTTAAAGCTGGCAGGAGTTGGAGAAAGGCCTGTGGTCTGGGTAGCCCACAGTATGGGAG GACTGCTTGTGAAGAAAATGCTGCTGGATGCCTCACAGGACCCAGACATGCATGGGTTATTACAGAACACCAAAGGGATTATGTTTTATAGTGTTCCTCACTACGGCACCTTCATGGCAGAGTACTCTGTCAATGTCAGATATCTTCTCTTCCCCTCCATAGAAGTCAGAGAACTCTGTAAAG attCACCAGCTCTGCGCAGCCTGAATGACAACTTCCTGAACCTGGCCAAAGAAAAGGATTTCAAGGTGCTGAGCTTTGCAGAGACACTACCGACGAACATTGGACCCATGATCAAGATACTTGTGGTACCAACGCAGTCAGCAA ATCTCGGGATTGGTGAGCTCATTGAAGTGGACGTAGATCACCTAAACATCTGCAAACCAGAGAGGAAGGACTCATTTCTATACAAACGCAGCCTCCAGTTCATCCTGGACGCTCTGCAGAGCTACGTCACACACTGA
- the serac1 gene encoding protein SERAC1 isoform X1 gives MLCLCTPAVVEDVIVVLLKRVHRQIRLDSSLVNTRTSGRAHGGRMSAAALRWIRCRRLSTAGPPGVKKVLQWKDLRKVAKVTGAVVLGGCLFITYEMIALDKAVTIDTSAILQEKNKSYIYLRATASDEKDNLTGGLTHKARRELHKAARRFVEISSRLLLQSLDEHFSHVDADPHEVALWVLLKKTQSANKAIRLEAVQELADNHHWHDYQYQTAAQVIDHRTAVGLARTPQVDLRFFRHPPALPDLGEGLSAEDGLRQLLASLPQTEVDKCVRYFTSLALRESTQSLAAQRGGLWSFGGNGLPYAQSLTSVPSEKVESFCLQALVQHSKVRSHCDHIVANGGLQLLQRVYQLRTDSMKIQRNIVRIIGNLALNEGAHQAIAQSGWVSVLAEMTQCPHIMQASHAARALANLDRETVKEKYPDGVYILHPQTRSNQPIKADVLFIHGILGAAFKTWRQKDRNTLEEEEAAKCEDDYTECWPKSWLAADCPNLRVLSVEYDSHLSDWMAQCPAENQRKSLAYRSQELLKKLKLAGVGERPVVWVAHSMGGLLVKKMLLDASQDPDMHGLLQNTKGIMFYSVPHYGTFMAEYSVNVRYLLFPSIEVRELCKDSPALRSLNDNFLNLAKEKDFKVLSFAETLPTNIGPMIKILVVPTQSANLGIGELIEVDVDHLNICKPERKDSFLYKRSLQFILDALQSYVTH, from the exons ATGTTGTGTTTATGTACACCGGCAGTCGTGGAGGACGTTATCGTAGTTCTTTTAAAACGTGTCCATCGACAAATACG GTTGGACAGCAGTCTGGTTAATACACGCACATCTGGGAGGGCACACGGGGGAAGGATGTCCGCAGCCGCTCTGCGCTGGATCCGTTGTCGGAGGCTGAGCACAGCTGGGCCACCCGGTGTGAAGAAAGTGCTCCAGTGGAAAGATTTAA GGAAAGTTGCTAAAGTAACTGGCGCAGTTGTCTTGGG GGGCTGTCTTTTTATTACTTATGAGATGATAGCCTTGGATAAGGCTGTGACCATTGACACTAGTGCAATTCTTCAGGAGAAGAACAAGTCGTACATCTATCTGAGGGCCACTGCTTCAGATGAAAAAGACAACCTAACTGGAG GACTTACACACAAAGCAAGGAGGGAACTTCATAAAGCAGCAAGACGGTTTGTGGAAATATCCTCGAGGCTTTTACTGCAATCACTCGATG AGCACTTCAGTCATGTGGATGCTGACCCACATGAGGTGGCATTGTGGGTCCTGCTGAAGAAGACACAGTCAGCTAATAAAGCCATCAGACTAGAGGCTGTTCAGGAGCTTGCAGACAATCACCACTGGCATG ATTACCAGTACCAGACGGCAGCACAGGTTATAGACCATCGGACAGCAGTGGGCTTGGCCCGGACGCCTCAGGTAGACCTGAGGTTTTTCCGTCACCCACCTGCACTGCCTGATTTGGGGGAG GGTTTGTCAGCGGAGGACGGACTGAGGCAGCTTTTGGCATCTCTGCCTCAAACTGAGGTGGACAAATGTGTTCGGTACTTTACCTCACTAGCCCTGAGAGAGAGCACTCAGTCCTTGGCAGCACAAAGG GGTGGTCTGTGGAGTTTTGGAGGCAATGGGCTGCCTTATGCCCAGAGCCTCACCTCTGTTCCTTCTGAGAAGGTGGAGTCCTTCTGTCTgcaggcactggtacaacactcAAAG GTAAGGAGCCACTGTGACCACATAGTTGCCAACGGAGGTCTACAGCTTCTCCAGAGGGTTTATCAGCTCAGAACAGACTCTATGAAGATTCAGAGGAACATTGTTCGCATTATCGGAAACCTGGCTCTCAATGAAGGTGCCCATCAGGCCATAGCCCAGTCCG GCTGGGTGTCTGTCCTGGCTGAGATGACACAGTGCCCTCATATCATGCAGGCGTCTCACGCAGCTCGTGCTCTTGCAAACCTGGACAGGGAGACAGTAAAAGAGAAATACCCAGATGGCGTCTATATCCTGCACCCACAAACACGTAGCAA TCAGCCAATCAAAGCAGACGTGCTGTTCATCCACGGGATTCTAGGGGCAGCTTTTAAGACGTGGAGGCAGAAGGACCGCAATACgttagaggaagaggaggcagccAAATGCGAAGATGACTATACAGAGTGCTGGCCAAAG TCATGGTTGGCTGCTGACTGTCCAAATCTGAGAGTGCTGTCGGTGGAGTATGACAGTCATCTAAGTGACTGGATGGCCCAGTGTCCTGCTGAGAatcagag GAAGTCTCTAGCCTACAGAAGTCAGGAGCTGCTAAAGAAGTTAAAGCTGGCAGGAGTTGGAGAAAGGCCTGTGGTCTGGGTAGCCCACAGTATGGGAG GACTGCTTGTGAAGAAAATGCTGCTGGATGCCTCACAGGACCCAGACATGCATGGGTTATTACAGAACACCAAAGGGATTATGTTTTATAGTGTTCCTCACTACGGCACCTTCATGGCAGAGTACTCTGTCAATGTCAGATATCTTCTCTTCCCCTCCATAGAAGTCAGAGAACTCTGTAAAG attCACCAGCTCTGCGCAGCCTGAATGACAACTTCCTGAACCTGGCCAAAGAAAAGGATTTCAAGGTGCTGAGCTTTGCAGAGACACTACCGACGAACATTGGACCCATGATCAAGATACTTGTGGTACCAACGCAGTCAGCAA ATCTCGGGATTGGTGAGCTCATTGAAGTGGACGTAGATCACCTAAACATCTGCAAACCAGAGAGGAAGGACTCATTTCTATACAAACGCAGCCTCCAGTTCATCCTGGACGCTCTGCAGAGCTACGTCACACACTGA
- the gtf2h5 gene encoding general transcription factor IIH subunit 5 — MVNVHKGVLVECDPAMKQFLLYLDETMALGKKFILKDLDDTHVFILAEVVQTLQERVGELMDQNSFPITQK, encoded by the exons ATGGTCAACGTGCACAAAGGTGTCCTTGTTGAATG TGATCCTGCCATGAAACAATTTCTCCTGTACCTGGATGAAACGATGGCCTTGGGAAAGAAATTCATCCTCAAGGATCTTGACGACACGCACGTGTTCATTCTTGCAGAGGTGGTTCAAACACTCCAGGAGAGAGTCGGAGAGTTGATGGACCAGAATTCATTCCCCATCACACAGAAATAA